The Cynocephalus volans isolate mCynVol1 chromosome 2, mCynVol1.pri, whole genome shotgun sequence genome window below encodes:
- the NIPSNAP1 gene encoding protein NipSnap homolog 1 isoform X1 yields MAPRLCSISAVSRQLLGGPGPRAGDVAAAAAARFYSKDNEGSWFRSLFVHKVDPRKDAHSTLLSKKETSNLYKIQFHNVKPEFLDAYNSLTEAVLPKLHLDEDYPCSLVGNWNTWYGEQDQAVHLWRFSGGYPALMDCMNKLKNNKEYLEFRKERSQMLLSRRNQLLLEFSFWNEPQPRVGPNIYELRTYKLKPGTMIEWGNNWARAIKYRQENQEAVGGFFSQIGELYVVHHLWAYKDLQSREETRNAAWRKRGWDENVYYTVPLVRHMESRIMIPLKISPLQ; encoded by the exons ATGGCTCCGCGGCTGTGCAGCATCTCTGCGGTGTCGCGGCAGCTGCTGGGGGGCCCGGGACCTCGCGCCGGGGACGTTGCGGCTGCGGCTGCCGCGCG TTTCTATTCCAAGGATAATGAAGGCAGCTGGTTCCGCTCTCTCTTTGTCCACAAGGTGGATCCCCGGAAGGATGCCCATTCCACCTTGCTATCCAAAAAAGAGACCAGCAACCTCTACAAGATCCAGT TTCACAATGTGAAACCTGAGTTTCTGGATGCCTACAACAGCCTGAC GGAGGCTGTGCTACCCAAGCTGCACCTGGATGAGGACTACCCCTGCTCGCTTGTAGGCAACTGGAACACATGGTATGGGGAGCAGGACCAGGCAG TGCACCTGTGGCGATTCTCGGGTGGTTACCCAGCCCTCATGGACTGCATGAACAAGCTCAAAAACAACAAG GAGTATCTGGAGTTCCGAAAGGAGCGGAGCCAGATGCTGCTGTCGAGGAGAAACCAGTTGCTCCTTGAGTTCAGCTTCTGGAACGAGCCACAGCCCAGAGTGGGCCCCAACATCTATGAGCTGAGGACGTACAAGCTAAAG CCAGGAACCATGATCGAGTGGGGGAACAACTG GGCTCGGGCCATCAAGTACCGGCAGGAGAACCAGGAGGCAGTGGGTGGCTTCTTCTCACAGATAGGGGAGCTCTACGTTGTGCACCATCTCTGGG CCTACAAAGACTTGCAATCTCGGGAGGAAACTCGAAACGCTGCCTGGAGGAAGAGGGGCTGGGACGAAAATGTTTACTACACAG TCCCCCTGGTGCGACACATGGAGTCTCGGATTATGATCCCGTTGAAGATCTCGCCTCTCCAGTGA
- the NIPSNAP1 gene encoding protein NipSnap homolog 1 isoform X2: protein MAPRLCSISAVSRFYSKDNEGSWFRSLFVHKVDPRKDAHSTLLSKKETSNLYKIQFHNVKPEFLDAYNSLTEAVLPKLHLDEDYPCSLVGNWNTWYGEQDQAVHLWRFSGGYPALMDCMNKLKNNKEYLEFRKERSQMLLSRRNQLLLEFSFWNEPQPRVGPNIYELRTYKLKPGTMIEWGNNWARAIKYRQENQEAVGGFFSQIGELYVVHHLWAYKDLQSREETRNAAWRKRGWDENVYYTVPLVRHMESRIMIPLKISPLQ, encoded by the exons ATGGCTCCGCGGCTGTGCAGCATCTCTGCGGTGTCGCG TTTCTATTCCAAGGATAATGAAGGCAGCTGGTTCCGCTCTCTCTTTGTCCACAAGGTGGATCCCCGGAAGGATGCCCATTCCACCTTGCTATCCAAAAAAGAGACCAGCAACCTCTACAAGATCCAGT TTCACAATGTGAAACCTGAGTTTCTGGATGCCTACAACAGCCTGAC GGAGGCTGTGCTACCCAAGCTGCACCTGGATGAGGACTACCCCTGCTCGCTTGTAGGCAACTGGAACACATGGTATGGGGAGCAGGACCAGGCAG TGCACCTGTGGCGATTCTCGGGTGGTTACCCAGCCCTCATGGACTGCATGAACAAGCTCAAAAACAACAAG GAGTATCTGGAGTTCCGAAAGGAGCGGAGCCAGATGCTGCTGTCGAGGAGAAACCAGTTGCTCCTTGAGTTCAGCTTCTGGAACGAGCCACAGCCCAGAGTGGGCCCCAACATCTATGAGCTGAGGACGTACAAGCTAAAG CCAGGAACCATGATCGAGTGGGGGAACAACTG GGCTCGGGCCATCAAGTACCGGCAGGAGAACCAGGAGGCAGTGGGTGGCTTCTTCTCACAGATAGGGGAGCTCTACGTTGTGCACCATCTCTGGG CCTACAAAGACTTGCAATCTCGGGAGGAAACTCGAAACGCTGCCTGGAGGAAGAGGGGCTGGGACGAAAATGTTTACTACACAG TCCCCCTGGTGCGACACATGGAGTCTCGGATTATGATCCCGTTGAAGATCTCGCCTCTCCAGTGA